Part of the Shewanella eurypsychrophilus genome is shown below.
TCCAACCTTCTGTACATCAGCAAACGTGCCTGTGCCGCTGTATTGAATACGTGCATTAGCGACTCTTGGCGAGTCGATCGTGTTGTCTGGACGTATATCTTGTGAACGTACAACCCCAGTGATTCGAACAAACTCATCACCATTGTTGATACTTATCCATTTCTCTCCGCGAATGACTAAGTTGCCATTATTGAGAACCTGCATCACATTGGCCGAAATACTGCCGCTCAAGCTATTACTCTGATCCGCATCAGATTCCCGCTTGGTATTCATACTATCTTTATATTTTAAGTCGATAGGTTGTCCACCTATGGTGATATTGCCACCACCGGCATAAATGGGGTCGAGTGATAAATCAGTCCCTTTCTTGATCTCATTGCTGGCACTTTTTGTCGCTTGAGTCTGTTCCATCAAGATAACTGTGATGATGTCGCCAACTTTAAGCGCCTTAATATCGGAATAAAGGCTAGATGCTTGGCTGTCTTGATACATAGATCCTGTAGCGGCAATCTTAGTTGGCGGCGCTTCTGGATATACAGGCGCGTAATAGGGGTCGTCAGGAATGGGCTTTTGGTTACTCGCCGAGCTACATCCCGTTAAGGCAAATGCAGCAATCAAAGACAATAGGATTAAGTTGTTACGCATGATCATCCCTCTACAGATTTTGATTCACGTAAGAAAGCATCTGATCAACTGCTGAAATCACCTTAGAGTTCATCTCATAGATCCGCTGACTCTCGATCAAGTTCACCAGCTCTTCAGTCACATTAACATTGGAAGTCTCCAATGCACCTTGACGAATTGCCCCCATACCATCGAGAGAGGCTGTACCTTGGATCGGTGTACCACTGGCACCCGTCTCTAAGTACATGTTTTGCCCCATAGGATCTAACCCGCTCGGATTGATAAAATCTGACATGGTTAACTGACCAACAATGGTGTTTTCTGCGGTTCCAGGGGTCTTCACTGAGACCTCACCTTCAGCCGAAACAGTAATACTGCTCGCATTGTCAGGAATGGTGATCGATGGCTGCACAACATAACCCGAACCTGGAGTCACTATTTGTCCTGTATCGTCCAAGGTAAACTGACCATTTCGTGTATAAGCAGCTGTACCATCAGGTAATTGAATTTCAAAAAAACCAGGGCCCTCTACCATCAGATCCAAGGAGTTATCCGTGGTTAACATATTACCTTGGGTAAATACTTTTTGTGTCGCAACGACCTTAGTACCTGCCCCAATATTGAGACCATTAGGCAACTTAGTATTTGACGCACTGATCCCACCAGCCTGATTAACGGTTTGATAGAGCAGATCTTCAAAAACCGCTCTACTCTTCTTGTATCCAACCGTACTAGCGTTTGCGACATTGTTAGAGATCACAGCGATATCTGTCTGCTGGGCATCGAGGCCAGTCTTACTAATCCATAAAGCGGGATGCATAATATAACTCCTAGCTAACGCGCATTAATGAAGATGAGGCTTTATCCATATCTTCTGCTGTTTTCATCATTTTGACTTGCATCTCAAACTGACGTTGAATATCAATTAAGTTCACCATCTCATCGACAGCATTGACGTTACTTCCCTCAACGGCGCCACTTTCTACGCCTACCGAGGGATCTGCGGCAGCATTTTCACCAGACATCAACCTAAATAGGCCATCTGAGCCACGCATTAAATTCTGATTTCCTGGGTTGACGAGTTTAATTCGGCCGACCTCTTCTATTACCTCAGCCGTTGAACCTAACGGCCTGACTGAAATAATTCCATCTTGCGCAATTTCGATTTTCTCTATCGGTAGCGGCAACACAATCGGGCCAGCATCACCCATAATGGGGTTACCACGGTCATTACGTAGCACACCTGTGGTATCAAAGCTTAAACTGCCAGAGCGGGTATAGGCTTCACCACCATCGGCTGCTTGAACGGCAATCCATCCATCGCCTTTAACGGCAATATCAAGGTCTCTTCCCGTCGTTTTTATCGGACCAGAGGTAAAATCAGCTGAAGGATTTTCTGTCATAGCAAACACCCGAGTAGGTAATCCTTCTCCAAAGGCTTGCATAGAGCGCGCTTGCTCAATATCGGCTTTAAAGCCATCTGTGCTGGCATTGGCTAAATTATTTGCACGAACAGCCAGCGAATTCATACTCTGCTTAGCACCACTCATTGCAACATAGAGAAGTTTATCCACTGATTCCTCCGTCAATCTTTTGCTTAAAACGTCTGATAAGATAAACAAAGCAAAGATTGTGCCAGAAATAAAGTGGTTTCTTGACGGTCTGTCAGTGACTCTGCACGGTAGGAGTTTTTAAAGCGGAAAAGCATTGCCGGGCGGCAATGCTTTTAATCAGTCTATCGACAAAATTAACGTATCTGCAGTATGGTTTGCTGCAAGGTGTTATTCACCTCAAGTGTCCTTGAGTTTGCTTGGAAGTTACGCTGAGCAGAGATAAGGTCCACCAGCTCAGTGGTCAAATCTACGTTCGACTGCTCCAGCGCCGATGAGCGAATACTACCAAAGGTGCCACTGTTAGCTTCGCCTGCAAGTGGAGTCCCTGAATCTAAACTCGCCTTCCAGGACGTATTACCCACTTGAGTCAACCCTTGCTCATTTGGGAAGCGGGCTAAAGCCACTCGCGCTAAAGCGACAGTTGAACCATTGCTGTAACTGGCGTTGACTAAACCATCAGCGCCAACTTCCACATTGGTCAAACGCCCCACTGTTGTGCCATCTTGACTCAATTCTGTGACTTCAAATGAGGAGGCATATTGCGTGGGATTATTAAACCCTACGGTCAAAGTCTGGGTACCATCGGTACCAGGACCCAACACGTTTGCTCCAGCAACACCTAATGACTCGGTTTTTATCACTGCAGGATCACTTCCTATATAGGAGCCGGTATCATTAAACTTAACAACAGACCCCTTCCAACCACCTGCAGTTACCGCATTGGCTGGTGTATCCGGTGTGCCATCGGCATTGGTATCTGTTTGATAAACTCCTGCAGGCCCATCTAAATCAACCTGCTTACCGTCTACAGCATAAAACGCCACCCAGTTACTCTCACCAGTGTAAGCAGCATTGGGGGGGCGTACAAAATAGGTGGTCATAATATGTGGCTCACCAAGCGAGTCATACATGGTGACTGCGGTCGAGTTATTGTATGTAGAGCGATCGGCTGGATCAAATAAAGCCGGATCTAAAGGCGAGTCTCCTGCATTAAGGTTCATCTGAAGATCGATATTTCCGGTCATCTGAGGGCTACCAGCAGTATCTGGGATCGCCACAGGTTTAGTCGTCGTTAAACTGACCGAGGTCGAGTTGCCATCTTTATCAACCGGAAATGTCTGCAGGAAATTACCTTGAGAATCCACAAGGTAATTACTCGAGTCAACTTTAAATGCCCCGGCTCTGGTAAAGGACTGATCCTTTCCACTGAGGTCTGAGGAGGTCACAAAGAAGCCGCCGCCATTAATCGCCATATCAAGCGCATTATTCGTAAACTGTAAACTGCCTTGATGAAATTGCTGGGCAACCTGACTTGTTGTTGCGCCGCCACCGACAGCGGTTTTACTGTTAGAAAAAATAGAGTTGGCATACACATCGGCAAACTCGGCACGTGACTCTTTAAAGCCGATGCTATTTACGTTAGCGATATTGTTTGCAGTGGTATTGAGATCTTTCTGAGCAGAAGAAATTCCACTCAACGCAATGTTAAAGGACATGGTTTACCTATATTCAATCGATTACGA
Proteins encoded:
- the flgH gene encoding flagellar basal body L-ring protein FlgH; its protein translation is MRNNLILLSLIAAFALTGCSSASNQKPIPDDPYYAPVYPEAPPTKIAATGSMYQDSQASSLYSDIKALKVGDIITVILMEQTQATKSASNEIKKGTDLSLDPIYAGGGNITIGGQPIDLKYKDSMNTKRESDADQSNSLSGSISANVMQVLNNGNLVIRGEKWISINNGDEFVRITGVVRSQDIRPDNTIDSPRVANARIQYSGTGTFADVQKVGWLSSFFMGSWWPF
- the flgG gene encoding flagellar basal-body rod protein FlgG yields the protein MHPALWISKTGLDAQQTDIAVISNNVANASTVGYKKSRAVFEDLLYQTVNQAGGISASNTKLPNGLNIGAGTKVVATQKVFTQGNMLTTDNSLDLMVEGPGFFEIQLPDGTAAYTRNGQFTLDDTGQIVTPGSGYVVQPSITIPDNASSITVSAEGEVSVKTPGTAENTIVGQLTMSDFINPSGLDPMGQNMYLETGASGTPIQGTASLDGMGAIRQGALETSNVNVTEELVNLIESQRIYEMNSKVISAVDQMLSYVNQNL
- the flgF gene encoding flagellar basal-body rod protein FlgF; this encodes MDKLLYVAMSGAKQSMNSLAVRANNLANASTDGFKADIEQARSMQAFGEGLPTRVFAMTENPSADFTSGPIKTTGRDLDIAVKGDGWIAVQAADGGEAYTRSGSLSFDTTGVLRNDRGNPIMGDAGPIVLPLPIEKIEIAQDGIISVRPLGSTAEVIEEVGRIKLVNPGNQNLMRGSDGLFRLMSGENAAADPSVGVESGAVEGSNVNAVDEMVNLIDIQRQFEMQVKMMKTAEDMDKASSSLMRVS
- the flgE gene encoding flagellar hook protein FlgE — its product is MSFNIALSGISSAQKDLNTTANNIANVNSIGFKESRAEFADVYANSIFSNSKTAVGGGATTSQVAQQFHQGSLQFTNNALDMAINGGGFFVTSSDLSGKDQSFTRAGAFKVDSSNYLVDSQGNFLQTFPVDKDGNSTSVSLTTTKPVAIPDTAGSPQMTGNIDLQMNLNAGDSPLDPALFDPADRSTYNNSTAVTMYDSLGEPHIMTTYFVRPPNAAYTGESNWVAFYAVDGKQVDLDGPAGVYQTDTNADGTPDTPANAVTAGGWKGSVVKFNDTGSYIGSDPAVIKTESLGVAGANVLGPGTDGTQTLTVGFNNPTQYASSFEVTELSQDGTTVGRLTNVEVGADGLVNASYSNGSTVALARVALARFPNEQGLTQVGNTSWKASLDSGTPLAGEANSGTFGSIRSSALEQSNVDLTTELVDLISAQRNFQANSRTLEVNNTLQQTILQIR